A single genomic interval of Anopheles marshallii chromosome 2, idAnoMarsDA_429_01, whole genome shotgun sequence harbors:
- the LOC128708778 gene encoding uncharacterized protein LOC128708778, which produces MAGPIDTRKRSREEEQNEFMPLSKRINNLHLNNSQHSIAGGVLPEQIVAGASHVVGQIRQHDHHHHLLGGAGGTCAISIHNNPHLMGVMAGSSSSSSNSSNSNTSSVGSFRIPANSGSNSPASTISINGEILGDYCPVLTAEENPHYFTKNKILYELYVERMSRLQ; this is translated from the exons ATGGCAGGGCCAATAGACACAAG AAAACGTTCCCGCGAAGAAGAACAGAACGAATTTATGCCCCTATCGAAGCGGATCAATAATCTACATCTAAACAACAGCCAACACAGTATTGCGGGAGGGGTGCTGCCGGAGCAGATCGTCGCTGGTGCATCCCATGTCGTTGGACAGATACGGCAGCacgatcaccatcatcacttACTCGGTGGTGCGGGAGGAACTTGTGCAATTAGCATCCACAACAATCCCCATCTGATGGGGGTGATGGCTGGCAGCAGTTCCAGCAGCAGTAATAGTAGCAATAGCAATACAAGCAGCGTCGGTTCGTTTCGAATTCCTGCCAACAGTGGAAGCAATAGTCCTGCGTCGACCATTTCGATTAACGGCGAAATCCTTGGCGATTACTGTCCAGTGTTGACCGCCGAAGAAAATCCACATTATTtcactaaaaataaaattctctacgagctgtacgtCGAACGGATGAGCAGACTGCAATGA
- the LOC128706785 gene encoding AP-1 complex subunit beta-1 — protein sequence MIPIAPIQLRIFDSPKMTDSKYFTTTKKGEIFELKSELNNDKKEKKKEAVKKVIASMTVGKDVSALFPDVVNCMQTDNLELKKLVYLYLMNYAKSQPDMAIMAVNTFVKDCEDTNPLIRALAVRTMGCIRVDKITEYLCEPLRKCLKDEDPYVRKTAAVCVAKLYDISSSMVEDQGFLDQLKDLLSDSNPMVVANAVAALSEINEASASGQPLVEMNSATINKLLTALNECTEWGQVFILDSLANYTPKDEREAQSICERITPRLAHANAAVVLSAIKVLMKLLEILAGDGDFCSMLTKKLAPPLVTLLSSEPEVQYVALRNINLIVQKRPDILKHEMKVFFVKYNDPIYVKLEKLDIMIRLANQSNIAQVLSELKEYATEVDVDFVRKAVRAIGRCAIKVEPSAERCVSTLLDLIQTKVNYVVQEAIVVIKDIFRKYPNKYESIISTLCENLDTLDEPEARASMVWIIGEYAERIDNADELLDGFLEGFQDENAQVQLQLLTAVVKLFLKRPADTQELVQHILSLATQDSDNPDLRDRGFIYWRLLSTDPAAAKEVVLADKPLISEETDLLEPTLLDELICHISSLASVYHKPPTAFVEGRGAGVRKSLPNRSASAAGEDNSSVPEATVIPNQESLIGDLLSMDIGAPAAPAAPAPASSNVDLLGGGLDILLGGGPAAANDTAPAAATAAGGSAAGGLLGDIFGIGPVSSTNMIQIPKITWLPADKGKGLEIQGTFSRRAGQVYMDMTFTNKAMQAMTGFAIQLNKNSFGLVPSAPLQVAPLQPSQSVDTSLSLGTTGPVQRMEPLNNLQVAIKNNVDIFYFACLVHGNVLFVEDGQLDKRVFLTTWKEIPAANEIQYNLHGIVGTADTVAAKMTANSIFTIAKRNVEGQDMLYQSLKLTNNIWVLLELKLSPGSSDATLSLKTRSVEVGAIIFAAYEQIIRSP from the exons ATGATTCCCATCGCCCCAATCCA ACTTCGCATATTTGACTCGCCCAAGATGACGGACTCGAAATACTTTACCACCACGAAGAAGGGCGAAATTTTCGAACTCAAATCCGAACTCAACAATgacaagaaggaaaagaaaaaggaagcgGTCAAGAAG GTCATTGCCAGCATGACTGTGGGGAAAGATGTGTCGGCCCTGTTTCCCGACGTTGTGAACTGCATGCAAACGGACAACTTGGAGTTGAAGAAGCTGGTCTATCTGTATCTGATGAACTATGCCAAGTCGCAGCCCGATATGGCCATCATGGCCGTCAACACGTTCGTTAAG GATTGTGAGGATACGAATCCACTGATCCGTGCGCTGGCCGTGCGCACGATGGGCTGCATCCGAGTAGATAAGATCACGGAGTACCTATGTGAGCCACTGCGCAAGTGTCTGAAAGACGAAGATCCCTATGTGCGCAAGACTGCTGCAGTATGCGTGGCCAAGTTGTACGACATCTCCAGCTCGATG GTGGAAGATCAAGGATTTCTGGATCAGCTGAAGGATCTTCTATCCGATTCGAACCCGATGGTGGTGGCGAATGCCGTTGCTGCGCTGAGCGAGATAAACGAAGCTAGTGCGAGTGGACAACCGCTGGTGGAGATGAATTCCGCCACTATTAACAAGCTTCTGACAGCGCTCAACGAGTGCACTGAGTGGGGACAGGTATTTATACTGGATTCACTGGCAAACTACACGCCCAAAGATGAACGGGAGGCGCAATCGATCTGCGAACGTATTACGCCCCGTTTGGCTCACGCTAACGCGGCCGTGGTGCTGAGCGCCATAAAGGTGCTGATGAAGCTGCTGGAGATTTTGGCCGGCGATGGCGATTTCTGTTCGATGTTGACGAAAAAGCTTGCCCCACCATTAGTAACGCTGCTAAGCTCTGAGCCGGAGGTGCAGTATGTAGCATTGAGGAACATTAATCTTATTGTTCAGAAGCGTCCCGACATTCTCAAGCACGAGATGAAGGTGTTCTTCGTGAAGTATAACGATCCAATCTACGTGAAGCTGGAGAAGCTGGACATTATGATCCGGCTGGCGAATCAAAGCAACATCGCGCAGGTTTTGAGCGAATTGAAGGAATACGCCACTGAGGTGGATGTCGATTTCGTGCGCAAAGCAGTCCGGGCGATCGGGCGTTGCGCGATTAAGGTGGAACCATCAGCGGAACGGTGCGTGTCTACGCTGCTCGATCTCATCCAGACGAAGGTGAATTACGTCGTGCAGGAAGCGATCGTTGTGATAAAGGATATTTTCCGCAAGTATCCCAACAAGTACGAGAGCATCATTAGCACGCTGTGCGAGAACTTGGACACACTCGACGAACCAGAGGCACGCGCCTCGATGGTGTGGATCATTGGTGAATATGCGGAGCGTATCGATAACGCTGACGAACTGTTGGACGGCTTTCTGGAAGGTTTCCAGGACGAAAATGCGCAAGTGCAGCTGCAACTGCTAACGGCGGTGGTGAAGTTGTTCCTCAAGCGTCCAGCCGATACGCAGGAACTCGTGCAGCATATTCTTTCACTGGCCACGCAGGACTCGGACAATCCGGATCTGCGAGATCGTGGCTTCATCTACTGGCGTTTGCTGTCAACGGATCCGGCCGCGGCGAAGGAGGTCGTACTAGCCGATAAGCCGCTCATTTCAGAGGAGACCGATCTGTTGGAGCCCACTCTGTTGGATGAGCTGATTTGTCACATCAGTTCATTGGCCAGTGTCTACCACAAACCGCCAACGGCATTTGTGGAAGGGCGCGGCGCTGGTGTTCGCAAGTCGCTTCCGAACCGCTCAGCATCGGCGGCCGGAGAAGATAACTCCTCGGTCCCAGAGGCCACCGTTATCCCCAACCAGGAATCGTTGATTGGCGATCTACTCTCGATGGACATTGGGGCACCGGCAGCTCCAGCTGCTCCAGCTCCAGCAAGCAGCAATGTGGACCTTCTTGGTGGAGGTCTCGATATTCTGCTCGGTGGCGGTCCTGCTGCTGCGAACGATACGGCACCGGCGGCGGCCACTGCAGCAGGCGGTTCCGCTGCGGGCGGACTTCTGGGAGACATTTTTGGTATCGGTCCAGTGAGCAGTACCAACATGATTCAGATCCCGAAAATCACCTGGCTGCCGGCGGATAAGGGCAAGGGTCTCGAGATTCAGGGAACGTTCTCGCGCCGAGCCGGACAAGTATATATGGACATGACATTCACCAACAAGGCGATGCAGGCAATGACCGGATTTGCCATCcagctaaacaaaaacagcttCGGACTGGTACCGAGTGCACCGCTTCAGGTTGCGCCCCTGCAACCGTCCCAATCGGTCGACACTTCTCTATCGCTTGGCACAACGGGTCCGGTGCAGCGTATGGAACCACTGAACAATCTCCAAGTTGCTATCAAAAACAACGTGGACATTTTCTACTTCGCCTGCCTCGTCCACGGTAACGTGCTGTTCGTGGAGGATGGACAGCTTGACAAGCGGGTGTTTCTGACCACCTGGAAGGAAATTCCGGCCGCGAACGAGATACAGTACAATCTGCACGGCATTGTCGGCACGGCCGATACGGTGGCGGCAAAAATGACGGCAAACAGCATCTTTACTATCGCGAAGCGCAACGTCGAAGGTCAAGACATGTTGTACCAGTCGCTGAAGCTGACGAACAACATTTGGGTGCTGCTGGAGCTAAAACTGTCCCCGGGAAGTTCCGACGCTACGCTCAGTTTGAAAACGCGCTCGGTTGAAGTCGGCGCGATCATCTTCGCTGCGTATGAGCAGATTATCCGTTCACCCTAA
- the LOC128717838 gene encoding probable cationic amino acid transporter has product MKFSIPMPGGGTGLALFSKLIRTKDLRKLQEEDPNSTKPKLTKCLTTLDLTSLGVGSCCGTGMYLVAGMVARNIAGPGVVLSFFIAAVASIFSGACYAEFGVRVPHTSGSAYMYSYVSVGEFVAFVIGWNMILEYLIGTSACACALSASFDSLSGGFIGRSIAASVGTIFGRPPDFIAFGITLVMTCILALGASKSVLFNNVLNTVNLASWVFILTAGLFYVDTNTWTEHEGFLPFGWSGVFTGAATCFYAFIGFDIIATTGEEAHNPQKSIPKAIVGSLVIVLIVYVTSSFILTLVVPYDHIDTGSALVQMWTYVGAPKCRALVAIGATAGLSVAMFGSMFPMPRVIYAMAQDGLVFRQLSQLWARTGVPGIATIGSGIAASLVALTVQLEVLVEMMSIGTLLAYTLVSTCVLILRYQPHSTSLVDLLPAQLRTPQPPSTPDPTTQQRVNANVMVKKIMRGSPDSDDSYGDDSPEEYMGRDDQFLVSDRTESKFYGAVHGTSQGVDDTCSIWGCDYLGRIIQQYSYLCPGFFPWIRPGPATHETGMYVTKLVGLMYVCIFLLDLFMAIGLTGTFFSLAYTALVLTIIWILLVISRQPQNRYALSFLTPGLPFIPTIAITVNMYLIFKLSILTLVRFTVWMTLGLIMYFYYGITHSSLENPSEEFELTVDHNGTADGSIKLDVPPITTKKPSKRQHAEPVWDRHGYENRMATNDEGECQWSATNQQHNNTNSYNWNSNDAWGDRTIYDPPPQSTNIFQPPPSTNSATSARPTTEAKKDGFGMFYNESATYPTWDD; this is encoded by the exons ATGAAGTTTTCCATTCCGATGCCCGGTGGTGGTACCGGGCTGGCCCTCTTCTCCAAACTGATTCGCACGAAGGATCTGCGCAAGCTGCAGGAGGAGGACCCGAACAGTACAAAGCCCAAGCTAACC AAATGTCTCACCACACTCGATCTGACCTCGCTCGGCGTGGGCTCCTGTTGTGGCACCGGCATGTACCTGGTGGCCGGTATGGTCGCGCGAAACATCGCCGGACCGGGTGTAGTGCTTAGTTTTTTCATAGCAGCCGTAGCTAGTATATTTTCAG GCGCCTGCTATGCTGAGTTCGGTGTACGAGTGCCACACACGTCCGGATCCGCGTACATGTATTCTTATGTTTCCGTGGGAGAGTTCGTAGCGTTTGTTATAGGATGGAATATGATATTAGAATATTTAATTG GTACGAGCGCGTGTGCCTGCGCCCTTAGTGCAAGCTTCGATTCGCTATCGGGCGGCTTCATAGGTAGAAGCATAGCAGCCTCAGTGGGGACCATATTCG GGCGGCCACCGGATTTCATCGCATTCGGCATTACGCTCGTAATGACGTGCATACTGGCACTCGGTGCTAGCAAGTCGGTGCTCTTCAACAACGTTCTCAACACGGTGAATCTTGCATCGTGGGTATTTATACTAACTGCAGGCTTGTTTTACGTCGACACCAACACCTGGACCGAGCACGAAGGTTTTCTGCCCTTTGGCTGGAGTGGG GTATTTACCGGAGCGGCCACCTGCTTCTACGCCTTCATCGGGTTCGACATTATAGCAACCACCGGCGAGGAGGCTCACAATCCGCAGAAAAGCATTCCAAAAGCAATCGTTGGCTCGCTAGTGATCGTCCTGATAGTGTACGTTACCAGCAGCTTCATCCTTACATTAGTTG TTCCTTACGATCACATCGACACTGGATCGGCGCTGGTGCAAATGTGGACCTACGTTGGAGCGCCCAAGTGTCGTGCGTTGGTTGCCATCGGTGCCACGGCCGGACTCAGCGTGGCCATGTTCGGGTCCATGTTCCCAATGCCGCGCGTTATCTACGCCATGGCACAAGACGGCTTAGTATTCCGACAGCTTTCGCAGCTGTGGGCAAGAACCGGTGTACCAGGAATTGCCACGATCGGCAGTGGCATAGCGGCTTCTCTCGTTGCTCTTACCGTGCAGCTCGAAGTTCTGGTTGAGATGATGTCCATCGGAACGCTGCTTGCGTACACGCTCGTATCGACTTGCGTCTTGATCCTGCGCTACCAACCGCACAGTACGTCGCTGGTTGATCTACTACCGGCGCAGCTTCGCACACCACAGCCACCGAGTACACCGGATCCTACTACTCAGCAGCGTGTCAATGCGAATGTAAtggtaaagaaaataatgcGCGGATCGCCCGACTCCGATGACAGCTATGGTGATGACAGCCCGGAAGAATACATGGGTCGGGACGATCAGTTCCTGGTGTCAGATCGCACGGAGAGCAAATTTTATG GGGCAGTCCATGGAACATCACAAGGAGTCGACGACACTTGCTCGATATGGGGATGCGATTACCTGGGGCGTATAATTCAGCAGTATTCCTACCTTTGTCCGGGATTTTTCCCTTGGATTAGACCCGGACCGGCAACTCACGAAACAG GCATGTACGTAACGAAGCTAGTAGGACTGATGTACGTGTGCATATTTTTACTCGATCTCTTCATGGCCATTGGACTGACGGGGACGTTCTTTTCGCTAGCGTACACCGCACTGGTGTTGACCATCATTTGGATTTTGCTCGTCATTTCACGACAACCTCAGAATCG ATATGCGCTGTCATTCCTCACGCCGGGACTTCCATTCATTCCCACGATCGCAATTACGGTGAACATGTATCTAATATTCAAGCTCAGTATTCTCACCCTGGTACGGTTTACCGTCTGGATGACGCTCGGTTTGATCATGTACTTCTACTACGGCATTACACACAGCTCGTTGGAGAACCCGAGTGAAGAGTTTGAGCTAACCGTCGATCATAATGGCACGGCAGATGGGAGTATAAAACTGGACGTTCCTCCCATTACCACCAAAAAGCCAAGCAAACGCCAGCATGCCGAACCTGTCTGGGATCGGCATGGCTACGAGAACCGCATGGCCACGAATGACGAAGGCGAGTGCCAGTGGTCTGCAACGAACCAGCAGCATAACAACACCAATTCATACAACTGGAACTCCAACGATGCTTGGGGCGATCGAACGATCTACGATCCACCGCCACAGTCAACGAACATTTTCCAACCGCCACCATCGACGAACTCCGCAACATCGGCTCGCCCAACGACCGAGGCTAAAAAGGATGGCTTCGGTATGTTTTACAACGAGTCTGCAACCTACCCAACATGGGACGACTAA